In one window of Labilibaculum sp. DW002 DNA:
- a CDS encoding VanZ family protein, with amino-acid sequence MKSKLFWRNILWAIIIFILCSIPGDDLPKTSMVSIPHFDKLVHFGMFFIMGIFLIAEIRYQTKFKKPIRVGIALGLIAIYGGFIEYLQQNFFTNRSGDFLDLLADVIGGLLAILLYPWIKKQKDLLLNRKPFCNYSFLKKIL; translated from the coding sequence ATGAAATCAAAACTGTTTTGGCGCAATATTCTTTGGGCTATCATCATATTTATTCTTTGTTCTATTCCTGGAGATGATCTGCCAAAAACTTCAATGGTAAGCATTCCTCATTTCGATAAGCTTGTTCATTTTGGAATGTTCTTTATAATGGGGATCTTTTTAATTGCTGAGATACGATATCAAACTAAATTTAAGAAACCAATCAGAGTTGGTATCGCACTTGGTTTAATCGCAATTTATGGAGGCTTTATTGAATACCTACAGCAAAACTTTTTTACAAATAGGAGTGGAGACTTTTTGGATTTGTTAGCTGATGTTATAGGAGGTTTGTTAGCAATCCTATTATATCCTTGGATAAAAAAACAAAAGGACTTACTTTTGAATCGTAAGCCCTTTTGTAATTATTCTTTTCTTAAGAAGATTTTATAA
- a CDS encoding RrF2 family transcriptional regulator encodes MLSNTCKYAIRSVIYLALNAQDGKKIGIKKISEDLEIPTPFLGKILQSLARQKLLSSTKGPHGGFGLGKDPMEISLMNIVEIVDGLDMFENCLIGMRPCKTDTNNQDPCPVHGQFGGIRQQLYDLFNDRTVGKLITEIEGTEEYISL; translated from the coding sequence ATGTTATCGAATACTTGTAAATACGCAATCCGATCGGTTATCTATTTGGCTTTAAATGCTCAGGATGGTAAGAAGATCGGTATTAAAAAGATATCTGAAGATTTAGAAATTCCTACTCCATTTTTGGGTAAGATTCTTCAAAGCTTAGCCAGACAAAAACTCCTTAGCTCAACTAAAGGACCACATGGTGGTTTTGGTTTGGGTAAGGATCCTATGGAAATTAGCTTGATGAATATCGTTGAGATTGTAGATGGACTTGATATGTTTGAGAATTGTTTAATTGGTATGCGTCCTTGCAAAACCGATACCAACAACCAAGATCCATGTCCGGTACACGGTCAGTTTGGTGGTATTCGCCAGCAACTTTACGATTTGTTTAACGACAGAACAGTAGGGAAATTAATTACTGAAATTGAAGGTACTGAAGAATATATCAGTTTATAA
- the rpiB gene encoding ribose 5-phosphate isomerase B, with amino-acid sequence MNKIKVAIASDHAGFQFKNKLGELLKERGYEIMDFGCDSEDSMDYPDTAHPLAEAVAAGKFKYGFTLCGSGNGITMTANKHQEIRAALCWNAEIAELARLHNDANVCGIPARFISFEEVEKIASIFLSTDFEGGRHQNRVDKIAVK; translated from the coding sequence ATGAATAAAATTAAAGTAGCTATTGCTTCGGATCATGCAGGTTTTCAATTTAAGAATAAACTGGGTGAATTATTAAAAGAAAGAGGATATGAAATAATGGATTTTGGATGCGATTCGGAAGACAGTATGGATTATCCTGATACGGCACATCCTTTAGCTGAAGCTGTAGCTGCCGGTAAATTTAAATACGGATTTACGCTTTGCGGAAGTGGAAATGGTATTACAATGACTGCTAATAAACATCAAGAAATTCGTGCAGCTTTGTGTTGGAATGCTGAAATTGCTGAATTGGCAAGATTGCATAATGATGCAAATGTATGTGGAATACCTGCTCGTTTTATTTCTTTCGAAGAAGTTGAAAAAATAGCAAGCATATTTTTATCTACTGATTTTGAGGGTGGTAGACATCAGAACAGAGTAGATAAAATTGCGGTTAAATAA